A section of the Amblyomma americanum isolate KBUSLIRL-KWMA chromosome 2, ASM5285725v1, whole genome shotgun sequence genome encodes:
- the LOC144119389 gene encoding uncharacterized protein LOC144119389 — protein sequence MAEAALPKRKRGPKYCCVVGCHNSAENTKGLDAPVKLYRFPGKWYEKERLQALINAVRRVSPDGTVWLPKEHTRICSRHFVGNCKSDISQHPAYIPTIFPPIYRKKAPDRERAQRWQRRLNQAISSRQLGAGSENPSRSTDDEATMHKPGTSITDCRHQDIHMMDLSDAPLEMSAAVASTISTSIPNQSECGSRKANYTSFCDKWN from the exons ATGGCAGAAGCGGCCCTACCTAAGCGGAAGCGGGGCCCGAAGTATTGCTGTGTTGTCGGCTGCCACAACAGTGCGGAAAACACCAAGGGACTTGATGCACCTGTAAAACTGTACCGATTTCCGGGGAAATGGTATGAAAAAGAAAGACTTCAAGCGTTGATCAACGCAGTGAGGAGGGTTAG CCCTGATGGAACTGTTTGGTTGCCTAAGGAGCACACAAGAATTTGCAGCAGACATTTTGTAGGCAACTGCAAGAGTGACATTAGCCAACATCCAGCCTACATCCCTACCATTTTCCCACCGATCTACAGAAAAAAAGCACCTGACAGGGAAAGAGCGCAAAG gtggcaaaggCGTCTCAACCAGGCAATATCTTCTAGACAGCTCGGTGCAGGAAGTGAAAATCCATCACGAAGTACAGACGATGAAGCAACAATGCATAAACCAGGAACCTCCATTACAGACTGTCGACATCAGGACATTCACATGATGGATCTCAGTGATGCACCTCTGGAGATGAGCGCAGCTGTGGCTTCGACAATCAGCACAA gcATCCCAAACCAAAGCGAGTGTGGCTCAAGGAAAGCTAACTATACTTCTTTCTGCGACAAATGGAACTGA